From a single bacterium genomic region:
- a CDS encoding T9SS type A sorting domain-containing protein, with translation MSHLRKNPLVSAVLILIVLAPVAALADQQYGYAVDVTAGSAARVDLPVDAAVDLTAFLAGISGTLDPNAFQVVEIDSTGAVLDPAVPFQFDAAAGFDAATNAVGNLVFVVNDTTPAQGSRHYRVLFDVVGACGGCPAPPAVTVPTTLDSLQYEGQLTYLVSTERADYYYHLEGGGFASIIDNEGHDWLSYHSEVGSFERGEYRGIPNMDVSREGISTGSFHPGDHAVTTTLVGHGPLKVTFRSVYDNPLYRWSILWEIYPTFMRMTVEEAGADNAGNYWLLYEGTPGGSLDTGDVVVTSDGSSSSAADNAEQWMTVMTDPQWLYYLDTAGSRYLFLSDDNGDDAPDAHRSMGSTDGGPNAGMVIFGFGRVLEWMADALVPRMYGADRTFTMGLGENNLTAAADIACVTEPVTVTVGAPLGGSSAVGDALPHGPVLGRNHPNPFNPATTISFSLVERGPVNLSIFDVSGRLVRTLVDADLEPGTHAVRWDGQGRDGRLAASGTYLYRLRTGGSTLAGKMTLVE, from the coding sequence GTGTCGCATCTTCGAAAGAACCCGCTGGTGTCGGCAGTATTGATCCTGATCGTGCTGGCGCCGGTCGCGGCGCTGGCTGACCAGCAGTACGGGTACGCCGTCGATGTCACCGCCGGCAGCGCCGCGCGCGTGGACCTGCCCGTGGACGCCGCGGTGGACCTGACCGCGTTCCTGGCCGGCATCAGCGGCACCCTGGACCCGAACGCCTTCCAGGTCGTCGAGATCGACAGCACCGGCGCCGTCCTCGACCCGGCAGTGCCCTTCCAGTTCGATGCCGCCGCCGGCTTCGACGCCGCCACGAACGCGGTGGGCAACCTGGTCTTCGTCGTGAACGACACGACGCCGGCGCAGGGCTCGCGCCACTATCGCGTGCTCTTCGATGTGGTCGGCGCCTGTGGCGGCTGCCCGGCCCCGCCGGCCGTGACCGTCCCGACGACGCTCGACAGCCTGCAGTACGAAGGCCAGCTCACCTACCTGGTCAGCACCGAGCGCGCCGACTATTACTACCATCTCGAGGGCGGCGGCTTCGCCAGCATCATCGACAACGAAGGCCATGACTGGCTCAGCTACCATTCGGAAGTCGGCAGCTTCGAGCGTGGCGAGTACCGCGGCATCCCCAACATGGACGTGAGCCGCGAAGGCATCAGCACCGGGAGCTTCCACCCCGGCGACCACGCCGTCACGACGACCCTGGTGGGCCACGGCCCGCTGAAGGTGACCTTCCGCTCGGTCTACGACAATCCGCTGTACCGCTGGAGCATCCTCTGGGAGATCTACCCGACCTTCATGCGCATGACCGTCGAGGAAGCCGGGGCCGACAACGCCGGCAATTACTGGCTCCTTTACGAGGGCACGCCCGGCGGCTCGCTGGACACCGGCGATGTCGTCGTCACGTCCGACGGTTCGAGCAGCAGCGCCGCCGACAATGCCGAGCAGTGGATGACGGTGATGACCGACCCGCAGTGGCTGTACTACCTGGACACCGCCGGCTCGCGTTACCTGTTCCTCAGCGACGACAACGGAGACGATGCTCCCGACGCGCACCGCAGCATGGGCTCGACCGACGGCGGCCCGAACGCCGGCATGGTGATCTTCGGCTTCGGGCGCGTGCTCGAATGGATGGCCGATGCCCTGGTGCCGAGGATGTACGGCGCCGACCGCACCTTCACGATGGGCCTGGGCGAAAACAACCTGACGGCGGCCGCCGATATCGCGTGCGTCACGGAGCCGGTGACGGTGACCGTCGGCGCGCCGCTGGGCGGATCGAGCGCCGTCGGCGATGCGCTCCCGCACGGCCCCGTGCTGGGTCGCAACCACCCCAATCCGTTCAACCCGGCGACGACCATCAGCTTCTCGCTCGTGGAGCGCGGCCCGGTGAACCTGTCGATCTTCGATGTGTCGGGGCGTCTGGTGCGCACGCTCGTGGATGCGGACCTCGAGCCCGGCACACATGCGGTCAGGTGGGACGGCCAGGGCCGCGACGGCCGGTTGGCCGCCTCCGGGACCTACCTCTACCGGCTCAGGACCGGCGGCAGCACGCTGGCCGGCAAGATGACGCTCGTGGAGTAA
- a CDS encoding viroplasmin family protein, whose amino-acid sequence MAQKFYVVWEGRERGIFTDWDRCKAQIDKFAGARYKSFKTRAEAEAAFRGSSEASIGKSHKAAARPTGKVPRTYSAAEVAELPVQTKIFADGGCEPNPGQAGSGVAVYRDGLVDELWYGLYNPRGTNNTAELNALHQALLMAEKEIERKVTVAIFCDSRYAIQCVTQWAVSWEKKGWKKPGGDIKNLDLIQPAYALYTRLKKSVQVLHVNGHTGLEGNELADRMSIHGIDTKEKAFARYEAATDLGVILAMRKG is encoded by the coding sequence GCGCAGAAATTCTATGTGGTCTGGGAAGGCCGTGAGCGCGGGATCTTCACCGATTGGGACCGCTGCAAGGCGCAGATCGACAAGTTCGCCGGGGCCCGCTACAAGTCGTTCAAGACCCGGGCCGAGGCCGAGGCGGCCTTTCGTGGCAGCAGCGAGGCTTCGATCGGCAAGTCCCACAAAGCCGCCGCAAGGCCCACCGGCAAGGTCCCTCGCACCTACAGCGCCGCCGAGGTCGCCGAACTTCCCGTGCAGACGAAGATCTTCGCCGACGGCGGCTGCGAGCCCAACCCGGGACAGGCGGGCTCGGGCGTGGCTGTCTATCGCGACGGCCTGGTCGACGAGCTCTGGTACGGCCTCTACAACCCGCGGGGCACCAATAACACCGCCGAGCTCAATGCCCTGCACCAGGCGCTGCTGATGGCCGAGAAGGAGATCGAGCGCAAGGTGACGGTCGCCATCTTCTGTGACTCCCGATACGCCATCCAGTGCGTCACGCAATGGGCCGTGAGCTGGGAGAAGAAGGGCTGGAAGAAGCCGGGCGGCGACATCAAGAACCTGGACCTGATCCAGCCCGCCTACGCGCTCTACACGAGGTTGAAGAAGTCGGTGCAGGTGCTGCACGTGAACGGGCACACCGGGCTCGAGGGCAACGAACTGGCCGACCGCATGTCGATCCACGGCATCGACACGAAGGAGAAGGCCTTTGCCCGCTACGAGGCGGCAACGGACCTCGGTGTGATCCTGGCGATGAGGAAGGGCTGA